The Neovison vison isolate M4711 chromosome 13, ASM_NN_V1, whole genome shotgun sequence genome includes a region encoding these proteins:
- the SPTB gene encoding spectrin beta chain, erythrocytic isoform X2: MTSATEFENVGNQPPYSRINARWAAPDDELDNDNSSARLFERSRIKALADEREVVQKKTFTKWVNSNLARVPCRITDLYKDLRDGRMLIKLLEVLSGEMLPKPTKGKMRIHCLENVDKALQFLKEQRVHLENMGSHDIVDGNHRLVLGLIWTIILRFQIQDIVVQTQEGRETRSAKDALLLWCQMKTAGYPQVNVTNFTSSWKDGLAFNALIHKHRPDLIDFDKLKDSNARHNLEHAFKVAERQLGIIPLLDPEDVFTENPDEKSIITYVVAFYHYFSKMKVLAVEGKRVGKVIDHAIETEKMIEKYSGLATELLTWIEQTIAVLNSRKFANSLTGVQQQLQAFSTYRTVEKPPKFQEKGNLEVLLFTIQSRMRANNQKVYTPHDGKLVSDINRAWESLEEAEYQRELALRNELIRQEKLEQVARRFDRKAAMRETWLNENQRLVAQDNFGYDLAAVEAAKKKHEAIETDTAAYEERVRALEDLAQELEKENYHDQKRITARKDNILRLWSYLQELLRSRRQRLEATLALQKLFQDMLHSIDWMDEIKAHLLSAEFGKHLLEVEDLLQKHKLMEADIAIQGDKVRAITAATLQFAEDKGYQPCDPQVIRDRVSHLEQCFEELSNMAAGRKAQLQQSKRLWKFFWEMDEAESWIKEKEQIYSSLDYGKDLTSVLILQRKHKAFEDELRGLDAHLKQIFQEAEGMVARKQFGHPQIEARIKEVSAQWDQLKELAAFRKKNLQDAENFFQFQGDADDLKTWLQDAHRLLSGEDVGQDEGATRALGKKHKDFLEELEESRGVMEHLEQQAQGFPQEFRDSPDVTNRLQALRELYQQVVAQADLRRQRLQDALDLYTVFGETDACELWMGEKEKWLTQMEIPDTLEDLEVARHRFDILDQEMKTLMTQIDGVNLAANSLVDSGHPRSGEVKQYQDHLNDRWQAFQTIVSDRRKAVNSALRVRNYCVDCEETSKWIEDKMQVVQSMKDLAGIIAIQRKLSGLERDVAAIQDRVGALEQESQQLMASHPEQGEDIGQWQACVETLWQQLQEALKEQEASLGEASKLQTFLQNLDDFQAWLSMAQKSVASEDMPESFPEAEQLLQQHVAIKDDIDRHQESFQKVKESGKNVIRDQTDPEYLLLRQRLEGLDAGWDALCRMWESRNHSLAQCLGFQEFQRDAKQAEAILSNQEYTLAHLEPPDSLEAAEVGIRKFEDFLVSMENNQDKVLSPVDSGNKLVAEENLYSDKILEKVQLIEDRHKKNKEKAEEASVILKDNLELQHFLQNCQELTLWINDKLLTSQDVSYDDARNLQNKWAKHQAFMADLASHQGWLDSIDAEGKQLMEEKTQYTARVAQRLEDLHRLWDELQATTQERAQHLSAARSSYLRSQTHADLNKWISAMEDQLRSDDPGKDLTSVNRMLAKLKRVEDQVNVRKEELGELLAQVPSLGEEAGDTDMSIERRFLDLLEPLERRKKQLESSRAKLQITRDLEDETLWVEERLPLAQSANYGTNLQNVQLLMKKNQTLQNEILGHAPRVEDVLQRGRQLLEAAEIDCQDIQERLGHLQGAWDALQEAAAGRLQRLRDASEAQQYYLDAGEAEAWISEQEFYIISDEIPKDEESAIVMLKRHLRQQHALEEYGRNIKQLATRAQGLLSAGHPEGEQIIRLQGQVDKQYAGLKEVAEERRRKLENMYHLFQLKRETDDLEQWISEKELVASSPEMGQDFDHVTLLRDKFRDFARETGAIGQERVDNVNIIIEQLIDAGHSEAATIAEWKDGLNEMWADLLELIDTRMQLLAASYDLHRYFYTGTEILGLIDEKHRELPDDVGLDASTAESFHRVHTAFERELHLLELQVQQFQDVAGRLQKAYAGEKAETIQNKEQEVSAAWQALLEACAGRRTQLVDTADKFRFFSMARDLLSWMESVIRQIETQEKPRDVSSVELLMKYHQGIKAEIDTRSKNFSACIELGESLLERQHQASEEISEKLKQVLSRRKEMDEKWEDRQEQLRMLLEVCQFSRDASVAEAWLIAQEPYLASRDFGHTVDGVEKLIRRHEAFEKSTASWAERFAALEKPTTLELKERQTPDRPEEESGPQEEEGETAGEAPRGPHRAATERTSPVLDTPLSEGDEPTTLPAQRDHEYSVQMEGYLGRKHDLEGPNKKASNRSWNNLYCVLRNSELTFYKDAKNLALGVPYHGEEPLALRHAICEVAANYKKKKHVFKLRLSNGSEWLFHGKDEEEMLSWLQGVSTAINESQSIRIKAQSLPLPSVTGPDASLGKKDKEKRFSFFPKKK; this comes from the exons ATGAGCGGGAAGTTGTTCAGAAGAAGACCTTCACGAAATGGGTGAACTCGAACCTGGCCCGCGTACCCTGCCGCATCACCGACCTCTACAAGGACCTGCGGGACGGGCGCATGCTCATCAAGCTGCTGGAGGTGCTCTCTGGAGAGATGCTG CCAAAGCCCACGAAGGGGAAGATGCGCATCCACTGCCTGGAGAATGTGGATAAGGCCCTACAGTTCCTCAAGGAGCAGCGTGTACACCTGGAAAACATGGGCTCCCATGACATCGTGGATGGCAACCACCGCCTGGTCCTGGGCCTCATCTGGACCATCATCCTTCGCTTCCAG ATTCAGGACATTGTTGTGCAAACTCAGGAAGGCCGTGAGACACGCTCAGCCAAGGATGCGTTACTGTTGTGGTGTCAGATGAAGACAGCAGG CTACCCCCAGGTCAATGTCACCAACTTCACCTCCAGCTGGAAGGATGGCCTGGCCTTTAACGCCCTGATACACAAGCACCg GCCTGACCTGATTGACTTTGATAAGCTGAAGGACTCGAACGCACGGCACAACCTGGAGCACGCCTTCAAGGTGGCCGAGCGCCAGCTGGGCATCATCCCGCTCCTGGACCCCGAAG ATGTCTTCACAGAAAACCCCGATGAGAAATCCATTATCACCTACGTGGTGGCGTTTTACCACTACTTCTCCAAGATGAAGGTGCTCGCGGTAGAGGGCAAGCGCGTTGGCAAG GTCATTGACCATGCCATTGAGACGGAGAAGATGATTGAAAAGTATAGTGGGCTGGCCACAGAGCTGCTCACGTGGATTGAGCAGACCATCGCCGTCCTGAACAGCCGCAAGTTTGCCAACTCCCTGACGGGCGTCCAACAACAGCTACAGGCTTTCAGCACCTACCGCACCGTGGAGAAGCCCCCTAA GTTCCAGGAGAAGGGGAATCTGGAAGTCCTACTTTTTACCATCCAGTCCCGGATGAGAGCCAACAATCAGAAAGTGTATACCCCTCACGATGGGAAACTAGTGTCGGACATCAACCGG GCCTGGGAAAGCCTGGAGGAGGCTGAGTATCAGCGGGAGCTGGCCCTGAGGAATGAGCTCATTCGGCAAGAGAAGCTGGAGCAGGTGGCCCGGCGCTTTGATCGGAAGGCTGCCATGAGGGAGACATGGCTCAATGAAAACcagcgcctggtggctcag GATAACTTTGGGTATGACCTGGCAGCTGTGGAGGCCGCCAAGAAGAAGCACGAGGCCATCGAGACAGACACAGCTGCTTACGAGGAGCGGGTGAGGGCCCTGGAGGACCTGgcccaggagctggagaaggagaattACCATGACCAGAAGCGCATCACAGCCCGCAAGGACAACATCCTGCGCCTGTGGAGCTACCTGCAGGAGCTGTTGCGGTCCCGGCGCCAGAGGCTCGAGGCCACCCTGGCCTTGCAGAAGCTCTTCCAGGACATGCTGCACAGCATTGACTGGATGGACGAGATCAAG GCTCACCTCTTGTCTGCCGAGTTCGGGAAGCACTTGCTTGAAGTCGAGGACTTGCTACAGAAGCACAAGTTGATGGAGGCTGACATCGCCATCCAAGGGGACAAAGTGAGGGCCATCACCGCAGCCACACTGCAGTTCGCCGAGGACAAAG GATACCAGCCTTGTGACCCCCAGGTTATCCGGGACCGTGTCAGCCATCTGGAGCAGTGCTTTGAggagctgagcaacatggcagccGGGCGGAAGGCCCAGCTGCAGCAGTCTAAGCGACTCTGGAAGTTCTTCTGGGAGATGGATGAGGCGGAGAGCTGGATCAAGGAGAAGGAACAGATCTACTCTTCCCTGGACTATGGCAAGGACCTGACGAGTGTGCTCATCTTACAGCGCAAGCACAAGGCCTTCGAGGATGAGCTCCGCGGGCTGGACGCCCACCTGAAGCAGATCTTCCAGGAGGCAGAGGGCATGGTCGCGCGGAAGCAGTTTGGGCACCCACAGATTGAGGCCCGAATCAAGGAGGTGTCCGCGCAGTGGGACCAGCTGAAGGAGCTAGCCGCCTTTCGCAAGAAGAACCTCCAGGATGCCGAGAACTTCTTCCAGTTCCAGGGGGACGCTGACGACCTGAAGACCTGGCTGCAGGACGCCCACCGGCTGCTCTCAGGCGAAGACGTGGGGCAGGATGAGGGGGCCACGCGGGCCCTGGGGAAGAAGCAcaaggacttcctggaggagctaGAGGAGAGCCGCGGGGTGATGGAGCATCTGGAACAGCAGGCCCAGGGCTTCCCCCAAGAGTTTCGGGATTCCCCAGATGTGACCAACCGGCTGCAGGCCCTCCGGGAGCTCTATCAGCAGGTGGTGGCCCAGGCAGACCTGCGTCGGCAGAGGCTGCAGGACGCCCTGGACCTGTACACGGTGTTTGGGGAGACAGATGCCTGTGAGCTGTggatgggggagaaggagaagtggcTCACCCAGATGGAGATCCCAGACACACTGGAGGACCTGGAGGTCGCACGGCACAG GTTTGACATCCTGGACCAGGAGATGAAGACCTTGATGACGCAGATTGACGGCGTGAACCTCGCTGCCAACAGCCTGGTAGACAGCGGCCACCCGCGCAGTGGGGAAGTGAAGCAGTACCAGGACCACCTGAACGACAG GTGGCAGGCATTCCAGACCATAGTGTCAGACCGGCGGAAGGCAGTGAACTCGGCCCTCCGGGTGCGAAACTACTGCGTGGATTGTGAGGAGACCAGCAAGTGGATCGAGGACAAGATGCAGGTGGTGCAGTCCATGAAGGACCTGGCAGGCATCATTGCCATCCAGCGGAAGCTGTCAGGGCTGGAGCGCGACGTGGCCGCCATCCAGGACCGTGTGGGTGCCCTGGAGCAAGAGTCGCAGCAGCTGATGGCCTCACACCCCGAGCAAGGAGAGGACATCGGCCAGTGGCAGGCATGTGTGGAGACACTGTGGCAGCAACTGCAGGAAGCCCTAAAAGAGCAGGAAGCCTCGCTGGGGGAAGCCAGCAAACTCCAGACCTTCCTGCAGAATCTGGATGACTTCCAGGCCTGGCTGTCCATGGCCCAGAAATCTGTGGCCTCCGAGGACATGCCTGAGTCTTTCCCAGAGGCCGAGCAGCTCCTACAGCAGCACGTGGCCATCAAAGACGACATTGACAGGCACCAAGAGAGCTTCCAGAAGGTCAAGGAGTCCGGGAAGAATGTGATCCGTGATCAGACAGACCCAGAGTACCTGCTCCTGCGCCAGAGGCTGGAGGGCCTGGATGCTGGCTGGGATGCCCTGTGCCGCATGTGGGAGAGCCGCAACCACTCCCTCGCCCAGTGCCTTGGCTTCCAGGAGTTCCAGAGAGATGCCAAGCAAGCTGAAGCCATCCTCAGCAATCAG GAATATACTCTGGCTCACTTGGAGCCCCCAGACTCCCTTGAAGCTGCAGAGGTTGGAATCCGGAAGTTTGAGGACTTCTTGGTATCTATGGAGAACAACCAGGATAAGGTCTTGAGTCCTGTGGACTCTGGAAACAAGCTGGTAGCTGAAGAAAACCTCTACTCAGACAAGATCCTGGAGAAGGTGCAGCTGATCGAGGACAG GCACAAGAAAAACAAGGAGAAGGCCGAGGAGGCTTCTGTCATTTTGAAGGACAACTTGGAGCTCCAGCACTTCCTCCAGAACTGCCAGGAG CTCACTCTCTGGATCAATGACAAGCTGCTAACATCTCAGGATGTCTCCTATGATGACGCGAGAAACCTGCAAAACAAGTGGGCAAAGCACCAAGCCTTTATGGCAGACCTGGCTTCCCACCAGGGGTGGCTGGATAGCATCGATGCG GAAGGAAAGCAGCTGATGGAGGAGAAGACCCAGTATACAGCCCGGGTGGCCCAGAGGCTGGAAGACTTGCACCGGCTCTGGGATGAGCTTCAGGCCACCACACAGGAGAGGGCCCAGCATCTCTCAGCTGCCAGGAGCTCCTACCTGCGCTCACAGACCCATGCTGACCTCAACAAGTGGATCAGTGCTATGGAGGACCAGCTGCGGTCTGATGACCCCGGCAAGGACCTGACCAGTGTCAACCGGATGTTGGCGAAGCTGAAG CGTGTGGAGGACCAAGTGAACGTGCGGAAGGAGGAGTTGGGGGAGCTACTTGCCCAGGTGCCCTCgctgggagaggaggcaggagacACAGACATGAGCATCGAAAGGCGGTTCCTGGACCTCCTAGAGCCcctggagaggaggaagaagcagctgGAATCATCCCGAGCCAAGCTGCAGATCACCAGGGACTTAGAAGATGAGACG CTCTGGGTGGAAGAGAGGCTGCCTCTGGCCCAGTCAGCCAACTACGGCACGAATCTGCAAAACGTGCAGCTGTTAATGAAGAAGAATCAG ACGCTGCAGAATGAGATCCTGGGCCACGCACCGCGGGTGGAGGACGTGCTGCAGAGAGGGCGGCAGCTGCTGGAGGCGGCTGAGATCGACTGTCAGGACATCCAGGAGCGCCTGGGGCACCTGCAGGGTGCATGGGACGCGCTGCAGGAGGCGGCGGCCGGGCGGCTGCAGCGCCTGCGGGACGCCAGCGAAGCCCAGCAGTACTACCTGGACGCAGGCGAGGCCGAGGCCTGGATCAGCGAGCAGGAGTTCTACATCATCTCCGACGAGATCCCCAAG GACGAAGAGAGCGCCATTGTGATGCTGAAGCGGCATTTGAGGCAGCAGCATGCGCTGGAAGAGTACGGGAGGAACATCAAGCAGCTGGCCAccagggcccagggcctcctGTCCGCGGGCCACCCTGAGGG GGAGCAGATCATACGACTTCAGGGGCAAGTGGACAAGCAGTACGCAGGGCTGAAGGAGGTAGCCGAAGAACGCAGGCGGAAGCTGGAGAACATGTATCACCTGTTCCAGCTGAAGAGGGAGACAGATGACTTGGAGCAGTGGATTTCAGAAAAGGAGCTGGTGGCCTCCTCCCCTGAGATGGGGCAAGACTTTGACCATGTTACT CTGCTCCGGGACAAGTTCCGGGACTTTGCCCGTGAGACGGGGGCAATCGGGCAGGAGCGGGTGGACAACGTGAACATCATCATCGAGCAGCTCATCGACGCCGGCCACAGCGAGGCGGCCACGATCGCCGAGTGGAAGGATGGGTTGAACGAAATGTGGGCAGACCTCCTGGAGCTCATTGACACGCGCATGCAGCTGCTGGCCGCCTCCTACGACCTGCACCGCTACTTCTACACGGGCACGGAGATCCTGGGCCTCATTGATGAGAAGCACCGAGAGCTGCCCGACGACGTGGGGCTGGACGCCAGCACGGCCGAGTCCTTCCACCGGGTGCACACGGCCTTCGAGCGGGAGCTCCACCTGCTGGAACTACAG GTCCAGCAGTTCCAGGATGTGGCCGGCCGCTTGCAGAAGGCATATGCTGGGGAGAAAGCAGAGACCATCCAGAACAAGGAACAAGAAGTGTCCGCCGCCTGGCAAGCGCTGCTTGAAGCCTGTGCTGGCCGCCGCACCCAGCTGGTAGACACGGCAGACAAATTCCGCTTCTTCAGCATGGCCCGAGACCTCCTCTCCTGGATGGAAAGCGTCATCCGGCAGATTGAGACCCAGGAGAAGCCTAG GGATGTCTCCTCAGTGGAACTGCTCATGAAGTATCACCAGGGCATCAAGGCGGAGATCGACACCCGGAGCAAGAACTTTAGTGCCTGCATAGAGCTGGGCGAGTCCCTGCTGGAGAGGCAGCACCAGGCCTCGGAGGAG ATTAGCGAGAAACTGAAGCAGGTGCTATCCAGGAGGAAGGAGATGGATGAGAAGTGGGAGGACCGCCAGGAACAGCTCCGCATGC TACTGGAAGTGTGCCAGTTCTCGAGGGACGCCTCTGTGGCCGAAGCGTGGCTGATCGCCCAGGAGCCCTACCTGGCCAGCCGGGACTTTGGACACACGGTGGATGGTGTGGAGAAGCTTATCAGGAGGCATGAGGCTTTTGAGAAGTCCACGGCCAGCTGGGCGGAGCGCTTTGCCGCCCTGGAGAAGCCCACCACG CTTGAGCTAAAAGAACGCCAGACCCCAGACAGACCCGAAGAGGAGAGTGG GCCtcaagaggaagaaggggagacagCAGGGGAGGCTCCCCGAGGTCCGCATCGCGCAGCCACCGAGAGAACGTCCCCG